The Paenibacillus sp. MBLB1832 genome has a window encoding:
- a CDS encoding YheC/YheD family endospore coat-associated protein: MIRTKVGVSIQSTSIYLDDRTVVLSEAIAKKLKVPSHQTITMRFGSSQQEGKVIVAAVPGSLRIDPDFASRIGLHQGARLNLHYKPQVNTLSIGPLIGVMISRVNTSSPSKPFGAMTTFCKELTTASERFGALVCFFPPKEMHPNAQTIDAYSYVDGSWSKRTFPIPNVIYNRLTSRKYENMPNVQQFMKDVKSRYGTVIFNEKYLNKTEVFDALRKDSSLHTYLPESHLFKNFQMLKTMAARHPVLFLKPITGSLGNGIIRIRREGEETYSTHVTSLAGVRRQTYPSLLSAFQSIAGKLKTQRFQLQQGLDLITTEGNPIDFRALVQRGETGQWEITSIVGRIAGSQHFVSNLARGGSLSTVPEALAKASFSLPTRKVIIQRLRKASLDIAKGIETQIPFHFGELGIDLAVDRSGRVWLLEVNSKPSKDDNTALNNDNKIRPSVRQLVKYARYLAKF, from the coding sequence TTGATCAGGACGAAAGTTGGCGTATCCATTCAAAGCACCAGCATCTATTTGGATGATCGGACCGTTGTGCTAAGTGAAGCCATTGCAAAGAAATTGAAAGTTCCGTCCCATCAAACGATCACGATGCGATTTGGCTCATCGCAGCAGGAAGGCAAAGTGATTGTCGCTGCAGTGCCTGGCAGTCTTCGTATAGATCCTGACTTTGCTTCCAGAATAGGGCTGCACCAAGGGGCTCGGCTTAATCTCCACTACAAACCGCAAGTGAATACGCTCTCGATTGGACCGCTAATAGGCGTCATGATTAGTCGCGTAAACACGAGTTCCCCTAGCAAGCCATTTGGGGCGATGACGACTTTTTGCAAAGAGTTGACGACGGCTAGTGAGCGATTTGGGGCTCTTGTCTGCTTTTTCCCGCCAAAAGAAATGCATCCCAATGCACAAACAATTGACGCCTATTCGTATGTCGATGGTTCATGGAGTAAGAGAACGTTCCCGATACCCAATGTGATCTACAACCGTCTTACTTCACGTAAGTACGAGAACATGCCCAATGTTCAGCAATTTATGAAAGATGTGAAATCTCGCTATGGGACGGTCATTTTCAATGAGAAATATTTAAACAAGACGGAAGTGTTTGATGCGTTGCGCAAAGACAGCTCTTTGCATACCTACTTGCCCGAATCGCATCTGTTCAAAAATTTCCAAATGTTAAAAACAATGGCTGCGCGCCATCCCGTTTTATTTCTTAAACCGATAACAGGCAGCCTCGGCAATGGCATCATTCGGATTCGAAGAGAAGGTGAAGAAACGTACTCTACGCACGTCACGAGTCTTGCTGGTGTTCGCAGACAAACGTACCCGTCTCTCTTATCGGCGTTTCAGTCCATCGCAGGAAAGCTCAAAACACAGCGTTTTCAGCTCCAGCAAGGCCTTGATCTGATCACAACAGAAGGAAACCCCATTGATTTCCGTGCGCTCGTTCAACGAGGCGAGACGGGACAATGGGAGATTACGTCGATCGTCGGCCGCATCGCAGGTTCGCAGCATTTTGTCTCTAACCTCGCCCGCGGCGGCAGCCTCTCAACCGTTCCTGAAGCTCTAGCCAAAGCTTCCTTCTCCCTGCCGACGCGTAAAGTGATTATCCAACGGCTGCGCAAAGCCTCTTTGGATATCGCCAAAGGCATTGAAACGCAAATCCCTTTCCATTTTGGAGAGCTCGGGATTGATCTTGCTGTTGACCGATCCGGTCGTGTATGGCTGTTGGAAGTCAATTCCAAACCGTCTAAGGATGATAATACAGCCCTCAATAATGATAACAAAATAAGGCCGTCTGTCCGGCAATTAGTGAAATACGCTCGTTATTTAGCGAAGTTCTGA
- a CDS encoding YheC/YheD family endospore coat-associated protein: protein MFLQTHRPLLGIMVTELQRELPFASSSFYQNLTICGRKQGIDVFVFSPNRINWGLGMVRGYCYEPATQAWTAKMLPLPTLVYDRCFFATKQSYLHYQHHVRKLRDHPSVRFLGYGLSGKWEVGQILQKDPALQKFLPKTYQLKDRQLLDHWFGQHTDAFLKPQGGSQGIGAMHLRKHGNTFHIQGRDGRNQPFEHDCIDEDSCWAWLKKQIGSRPYLLQQYLTLQTMDGMAYDVRSLVQKNGKGTWEITGMAVRMGKRGSITSNLHGGGSTEEATTFLTSQFGAERTNELMETMTRISRSMPSHLEAYHGRLVELGIDFGIDTSGRIWILEVNSKPGRTIFARLGNERARIKSIANPIQYAGFLLNKQLSVSRLSPV from the coding sequence ATGTTTCTACAAACACATCGCCCCTTGTTGGGGATTATGGTGACCGAATTACAAAGAGAACTGCCCTTTGCTAGTTCGAGCTTCTATCAGAACTTAACCATTTGCGGCAGGAAACAAGGGATTGATGTGTTTGTTTTCTCACCGAATCGCATTAACTGGGGGCTAGGCATGGTTCGAGGTTATTGCTATGAACCCGCAACTCAGGCATGGACCGCGAAAATGCTTCCGCTTCCTACGTTGGTCTATGATCGCTGCTTCTTCGCTACGAAACAAAGCTATCTTCACTATCAACACCATGTCCGCAAGCTGCGAGATCACCCTTCCGTTCGGTTCCTTGGCTATGGATTAAGCGGCAAATGGGAAGTCGGTCAGATTTTGCAAAAAGACCCTGCCTTGCAGAAGTTCCTCCCCAAAACTTACCAGCTAAAGGATCGGCAACTTCTTGATCATTGGTTTGGGCAGCATACCGATGCTTTCTTGAAGCCGCAAGGCGGCAGTCAAGGCATAGGTGCAATGCATCTTCGCAAACACGGCAACACCTTTCATATCCAAGGACGAGATGGGCGCAATCAGCCCTTTGAACATGATTGCATAGATGAGGATTCCTGTTGGGCTTGGCTGAAGAAACAAATTGGATCACGTCCCTACTTGCTGCAACAATATCTGACTCTTCAAACCATGGATGGCATGGCCTATGATGTGAGATCTCTCGTGCAGAAAAACGGTAAAGGCACTTGGGAGATTACCGGTATGGCCGTTCGGATGGGCAAACGCGGAAGCATTACCTCCAACCTGCATGGCGGCGGCTCCACAGAGGAGGCGACGACGTTTCTCACCAGTCAATTCGGTGCAGAGCGAACGAACGAGTTGATGGAAACCATGACGAGAATATCCCGTTCCATGCCTTCGCATCTCGAAGCGTACCACGGTCGGCTTGTCGAGCTGGGGATTGATTTCGGTATCGATACCAGCGGTCGCATCTGGATTCTGGAGGTCAACTCGAAACCAGGCAGAACTATTTTTGCCCGTTTAGGTAACGAACGCGCACGAATCAAATCCATTGCGAATCCAATACAATATGCTGGTTTTTTGCTAAACAAACAGCTGAGCGTTAGCAGGCTTAGCCCTGTTTGA
- a CDS encoding YheC/YheD family endospore coat-associated protein: MSLTSCMLHAVQRTDRSVYLTSDLAKALRLTGNKTIAVKVGSKSTTLPLRLIKKSGQHMYIPLTLMASLRIPRTGNVLVAATANKELRIGPVIGILTNVEGSTSPFGSKTGFIRQVINASSNRSFSFAFSPRSVNWVDETVTGLIPKEGGGWMRKTFPLPDVIYNRLSSRAADKSASMESFKSRFVRRGVPLFNWSFFDKWDVYKMLDGDEAFKFVPESRIDPTPENIKEMLDKHKFIYLKPTAGSLGIGIYRVTYNPKRGYFVRFRKGNRNVLIRYSKFEGLMQMLGTGRGRLARYVAQQGIRLIEIDNCPIDFRFHLTKNGNNQWVVGAIGAKKSGKGSVTTHIRNGGQLMTPEQVLRLVYGGRAEEILENAKETAIKLAEGIEKNYDHLLGELGFDIGIDQNENVWMFEANAKPGRSIFKHPSLKDGDAATIQNVYEHCLYLARFRTRREN, from the coding sequence ATGAGTTTGACATCGTGTATGCTCCACGCCGTGCAGCGAACAGATAGATCGGTGTACTTAACGAGTGATCTTGCCAAAGCTTTACGGTTAACCGGGAACAAAACAATAGCTGTAAAGGTTGGCAGTAAAAGCACAACGTTGCCGCTCCGTCTGATCAAAAAAAGTGGTCAGCATATGTACATCCCGCTTACGCTAATGGCTTCTCTACGCATCCCGCGAACAGGGAATGTGTTAGTTGCTGCAACGGCAAATAAAGAGCTTCGCATCGGTCCCGTCATCGGTATTTTGACCAATGTAGAAGGAAGTACATCGCCTTTCGGCAGTAAGACTGGCTTCATCCGACAAGTGATCAACGCATCCTCCAATCGCTCCTTCAGCTTCGCTTTCTCACCAAGAAGCGTGAACTGGGTCGATGAAACCGTAACAGGACTCATCCCCAAAGAAGGTGGAGGTTGGATGCGCAAAACGTTTCCTCTGCCAGACGTCATCTACAATCGCCTCTCAAGCCGGGCTGCGGACAAATCTGCGAGCATGGAGAGCTTCAAAAGTCGTTTCGTCCGTCGAGGCGTCCCTCTTTTTAACTGGAGTTTCTTTGACAAATGGGACGTTTATAAAATGTTAGACGGTGATGAGGCTTTTAAATTTGTTCCCGAATCTCGGATCGATCCTACGCCAGAAAACATTAAGGAAATGCTGGATAAACATAAGTTTATTTATTTGAAACCAACGGCGGGCAGCCTGGGAATTGGTATTTATCGTGTCACGTACAATCCAAAACGAGGTTATTTCGTGCGTTTTCGGAAGGGAAACCGTAATGTCCTGATTCGGTATTCAAAATTCGAAGGGCTAATGCAAATGCTAGGAACTGGGCGAGGGCGTCTCGCCAGGTATGTTGCACAGCAAGGCATCAGGCTCATTGAGATTGACAATTGTCCGATTGATTTCCGCTTCCACCTGACGAAAAACGGGAACAACCAATGGGTTGTCGGGGCAATTGGCGCCAAGAAATCAGGTAAAGGCAGCGTCACTACGCATATTCGCAATGGCGGACAGTTGATGACACCGGAGCAGGTTCTCCGGCTTGTGTATGGGGGCCGTGCAGAAGAAATACTCGAAAACGCCAAAGAAACGGCGATTAAGCTGGCCGAAGGCATTGAGAAAAATTACGATCATTTACTCGGCGAGCTCGGCTTCGATATCGGTATTGACCAGAATGAAAACGTATGGATGTTCGAGGCGAATGCCAAGCCAGGACGATCCATTTTCAAACACCCGTCCCTCAAAGACGGGGATGCTGCGACCATCCAAAACGTCTATGAGCATTGTCTCTATTTAGCCCGCTTCCGCACAAGGAGGGAGAACTAA